The following is a genomic window from Psychrobacter immobilis.
GTTAACAGCTATGATTGATGGCTAACGATTAAGCGTTAATGCTTAATTATTAACGCTCATGAGCCATGCTGATGACTTGCACTTATGAACATCACTTATGAATAGCACTATAAATAGGGCTTATGATTAAGAGACAGTGGTAATATAGTCGGCAACAGCTACTTTGGATACAATGACGGCGAGTAAAGTTGCTACAAACAGTAGGTTGAGCAAGCCTAACACCGTATCCGATGATAGTGAATCGACTATAGATTAAACAAACCAATGAGAAAGTTATGGCGCACAAAAAGAAGAACGTCCGCAAAAAACTCTGCCCTGTCTGCGAGCGCGAGTTTAGTTGGACTAAGAAGCTGGATAAAAACTGGGAGAGCATGGTCTATTGCTCCGACCAATGCCGACGGGTGAAAAAGTATGAAGGGCTGGGTCATCAAAAAGAAGCTAGGTAGGCAGTAAACATTAACCATAGATATGAGACATACGGAACAAGGGAGCAGACGATGGCACATAAAAAGGTAAACCTACCGCAAAAAACCTGCCCCGTCTGTCAGCGCCCGTTTACGTGGCGTAAAAAATGGGAGAAGGATTGGGAGCAGGTGATTTATTGTTCGGAGCGGTGTCGGCGGGGTAAGGGTAAAGTAGAATAAACAGAACATTGAACAA
Proteins encoded in this region:
- a CDS encoding DUF2256 domain-containing protein, coding for MAHKKKNVRKKLCPVCEREFSWTKKLDKNWESMVYCSDQCRRVKKYEGLGHQKEAR
- a CDS encoding DUF2256 domain-containing protein; this encodes MAHKKVNLPQKTCPVCQRPFTWRKKWEKDWEQVIYCSERCRRGKGKVE